In the Raphanus sativus cultivar WK10039 unplaced genomic scaffold, ASM80110v3 Scaffold2241, whole genome shotgun sequence genome, GATATTTAATAATGGTTGGAGAATCAaaaccaacatatattcccatcctCCTTTGAGGTCCCATTTTTGTTCTCTGTGGTGGTGCAATAGGAACATACACAGAACATCCAAATGTTTTAATATGGGACACGTCTGGCTCATGACCCGAGAGTAATTGGGATGGAGAATATTTATGTTCACTGGATGGCCTTAAACGGATTAATTCAGCAGCATGTAAAActgcatgtccccaagctgATACTGGAAGCTTCGACCTCATGAGTAATGGTCGAGCAATCAACTGGATTCTTTTAATGAAGGATTCGGCCAATCCGTTCTGTGTATGTACATGTGCCACGGAGTGTTCCacacttacccccatggacatacagtaATCATTAAAAGCTTGGGAACTGAATTCACTTGCATTgtcaagacgtatagtctttaGTGGAAAATCTGGAAAGTGGGCTCGCAGTCTTATGATCTGGGCCAATAATCTTGCAAGTGCCAAGTTTCTAGATGATAATAGACAAACATGCGACCATCTGGTCGATGCGTCAATCAGGACCATAAAATATCGAAATGTCCCACAAGGTGGGTGAATTGGTCCACAGATATCACCTTGTATCCTTTCCAGAAAGTTCAATGTTTCTTTAACCTCTTTTACAGGTGATGGCCTTATTATTAATTTCCCTTGTGAGCATGGAATACATGTAAGGCTCTTAGGGATAatattcctttctttcaaggaatggCCAGTTgagttcaaaattattttgcgCATCATGGTTGACCCAGGATGGCCGAGCCTTTCATGCCATAGTTTAAAGGCTTCTTTGAACTCATTAGGTATTGTGATATTAGTCTCAACCATTTTTATATTTGCACAATAGAGGCCCATAGATATAGCAGGgatagtctctaggacttcctTCTGGCCTTGGGCATTCTTATAAATCAAAAGGTATTCTTTCTTTTTCGTGCCCTTAGTTTCAACATGTAGATCATTCATTCGAATGTCCTTGAAACTTAACAAATTTCTCTTTGATTGAGGAGAATATAGTGCATCAGCAATTTCTATATGCGTGCCTTTAGGCATCACTAAGCGAGCCGTGCCATGGCCTTTAATAAGGTCGGCTGTGCCTGCTATAGTTTTGATATTGGCACTCTTTATGGTGAGATTAACAAAATATcctttatcttttaatatagtGTGACTTGATCCACTATCCACTACTAGCAGGTTCTTGCCTTCTTTCATTTCTGAAAATAGACAAGAGTCAGCACCATAGATATTATTTGGGTGAAATGATTTCTTAGTGGTTTTGTCTTGTTTGTTCTTAATAAGTTTAACTTATATAAGgcatatgtataaaataaaattttatttcatagaaTTGCCAAAGTCATAGAACATAggaaaacaaagacataaagcCAATAGCAAAAATGCAAAGTGCAAAGACAAAAGCAACTTGATGTCGAAATCTTCATATTCAGCCACTTTTAAGGAGATCCGAAGTCTCATACTCGGCTTGATCATTCTCATGGTTGGCTTGATCATTCTCATGGTCTAAATCATTCTCATCATCATGATGGACCCAATTTGCCACAGGGTTCTTTCCCTTCATGCTCTCCTGGTAGAGCTTAACAAGATGGTGGGGAGTGTTGCATCGGTTAGCCCAATGATTGGTCATCCCACAACGATAGCAAGGAGCTTTGGTCGAGCCATGGGTTTTGAAGTtggacttatacccacggctagcTTGATGACCTCGGCTATAGCCTCGGCCTCGGCTAGGACCAAGATGGTCTCGTGGTTGGAATCCACGTCCTCGTGGCTGAAACCCACGGTTACTTCCTTGCCATCTTCCACGGCCTCTCACACGACCGCGGTATGACTCTCTTGGAGTCTCATCTTTTGGCTCTATGGCCGCATGTGCCTCAGGCAATGCTTTAGCACCAGGTGGCCTTAGCTCACTGTTCATCATGAGCAACTCATTGTTCTGTTcagcaagcaacaaacaagagattaaggCAGCATAAGTGGAGAAACCCTTTTCTCGGTACTGTTGCTGAAGCAACATATTGCTGGTGTGGAATGTGGAGAATGTTTTCTCCAGCATATCAGCATCAGTGATAGTCTCCCCACACAATTTCAACTTGGAGACTATCTTGAACATAGCCGAGTTATACTcttccacagacttatagtcttggatTCTAAGGTTCCTCCAATCATAAAGGGCCTTTGGCAGGATCACAGTTTTCTGATGATCATATCTGTTTTTCAACTCTGTCCAAAGTTCCAGAGGATCCTCAATAGTGAGGTACTGATCCTTAAGACCTTCAGCCAAATGATGGCGAATGATAACAATGGCCATGTATTTATTCTTAACCGATGGCTCGGTGCCTTCAGTGATAGTATCACCAAGATTTTTAGACCTCAAGAGAATTTTGGTATCAAGTGCCCATTGGAGGTAATTATCTCCGGAGAGATTGAGGGCAGCAAACTCAAGGTtgttgattttcgacatctgaatcaaaTAATCCATAAGGAATGAGGATTCATAATATATGATCAATCCATGTTCAGATTTTATATGAATGGAGATTTTGATCATggctttaatatatattttatatttcggaaatgatttatatgtataatataatgtggATAATTTATATAAAGCAATCATTGTCAAACAGCATATAAAATGCAACATATAAAATGCATCATAAACAAGACAAGAGATAATTACAGGATTTAATGGTATCATGATCAGAATTATCTACTATATGAATGCATAGTCGATTTTAATCAAACAATATGATAAGTGAATGAAAATGGTCAGTTCAGAATGTGAGCATGatctaataaaatttctaaaccaAGTTCAATTCAATATGGATGATGCAAAATGATCTAGAATATAATTCAATCATCACAGAAACATTTTCAAGGTTATGGACCATGATTCACAAtttttagtatggtcatgtatcataGGTTAtgtcctcactccccctcatgaacatactcaaATTTGTGGTGCATAGTAATATATAATGAACATATTATAAACATCTATAATGAACTTATCTCAAGACTGATCAGGATGAAATAAAAGATGACAAACAATAATAAGATCAAATGATATCAAcctataatttatttcatttttatgtcATATTAATGCAAAACAGGACTATAGGTTATAGAATTTAAATGCCTAGTCAAATAAAATCGAaaagcatttataaaaatcgaaattgcatttataaaatcatatcagttacaaataaaacaaagacaGTCAAAGAAATGCAATCAAtaggttttaatatttattttatttggttgactgaattaatttttttttcagggagGCTGGCCGGAAATGGCACAGCAAGGGATTCAAGGTTTTGATctttgggttttgattttgcTGGTTGAAAAACCAAGCAAGAAGATTAATGGTTTTGATGGTATTAAGGATTTCACATAACTTTTATAAGATTCAAAGTTTTTAtaatcaagattcatatagatctttatgTTCTTTAATAAGTTTTACAGATTTTAGAGATTCAAGATAATTTTAGAATCAATATACTTATAGAACTTTTGATTCAAGATTAATatttagataataattttaGAGCAAcagattttaataagtttttataggattcatatagatccaaGATATGAACATATAGTGTTCTTATGAACATGTTCTTAGATTTATGATTTTGATTAAAGTTTTGATTAGTTTACCTTTTCTTAACCAggaatctgaatggaccacctTGAGCAAGATCTTGAGAGCTCACCGGAAAACTTGGAATCGCCGGCGGAGCAAGGCTGAGCGCCGGAGGAGCTGGCCGCAGAAGAAGAACTCCGGTGGAGAGCAcaatcgtgctgataacgtgttataataTGAGAGAAATGTTGCTGTGAAAGTTGTGTCTTTCTCATTAGCTCTTGCCACTTATATATAGTGGTTGTCACATAAGGTTTTACATCAAATAGAATCTACACAATGAATACACTTTGACTATATTCAATACAATATCAAGACTTGGTCAAAGCTCATAAATGCTTCGGTTGAACGGGTCTTCATCTTGACAAGTCTCGGGCGGAATGTAGACATGTCGGATAGACGggtcggatgtaaacctccttggtcTTGGTTATGAGCAATCCACACAATCCATACTATGGATTATAACAATTTCTCTTGTTAAGTACGAAaaatcatactgaaattttggtgcgagagtgaatttcaccaagtaaaaagcTGGAACCTCGCCAACTGTTTTCTataacttagaattttttttgggttttttgtttttgacgttttggggaggaacatatgaatggaaagggggggagggtcgaatcttagcgacaaagggctgaatctcagtggatcgtggcagcaaggccactctgccacttacaataccccgtcgcgtatttaagtcgtctgcaaaggattctacccgccgctcggtcggtaattataattcaaggtgGTCCGAACGgtgcttccaccgaacggacttagccaacgacacttgcctttgggagccgaagctcctactgaggtcGGCAAtcggcggcgggcgcatgcatCGCTTCTAGGCCCGGATCTCTGACTTGAGGCGTtccagtcataatccagcgcacggtagcttcgcgccactggcttttcaaccaagcgcgatgacccaattgtgcgaatcaacagttcctctcgtactaggttgaattactatcgcgacgcgggcatcagtagggtaaaactaacctgtctcacgacggtctaaacccagctcacgttccctattgtgGGTGAACAATGAacaattctgcttcacaatgataggaagagccgacatcgaaggatcaaaaagcaacgtcgcctatgaacgcttggctgccacaagccagttatccctgtggtaacttttctgacacctctagcttcaaattccgaaggtctaaaggatcgataggccacgctttcacggttcgtattcgtactgaaaatcagaatcaaacgagcttttaccccttttgttccacacgagatttctgttctcgttgagctcatcttaggacacctgcgtttatcttttaacagatgtgccgccccagccaaactccccacctgacaatgtcctccgcccggatcgacctgccgaagcaagccttggatctaaaaaaaaggggttgttaccccgcttccg is a window encoding:
- the LOC108858296 gene encoding uncharacterized protein LOC108858296; the protein is MSKINNLEFAALNLSGDNYLQWALDTKILLRSKNLGDTITEGTEPSVKNKYMAIVIIRHHLAEGLKDQYLTIEDPLELWTELKNRYDHQKTVILPKALYDWRNLRIQDYKSVEEYNSAMFKIVSKLKLCGETITDADMLEKTFSTFHTSNMLLQQQYREKGFSTYAALISCLLLAEQNNELLMMNSELRPPGAKALPEAHAAIEPKDETPRESYRGRVRGRGRWQGSNRGFQPRGRGFQPRDHLGPSRGRGYSRGHQASRGYKSNFKTHGSTKAPCYRCGMTNHWANRCNTPHHLVKLYQESMKGKNPVANWVHHDDENDLDHENDQANHENDQAEYETSDLLKSG